The following proteins are encoded in a genomic region of Sorangiineae bacterium MSr12523:
- a CDS encoding 50S ribosomal protein L23 yields MNPEQVIRRPIVLTEKSNLLRAQNQVIFEVSRNANKIQIRNAVEKLFNVNVVSVNTLVVRGKERRMGRGHARMQNWKKAMVTLKEGETIDFFDSSE; encoded by the coding sequence ATGAATCCGGAGCAAGTCATTCGTCGGCCGATCGTGCTGACGGAAAAGTCGAACCTATTGCGCGCGCAGAATCAGGTCATCTTCGAGGTGTCGCGCAACGCCAACAAAATCCAAATCCGCAACGCGGTGGAAAAGCTTTTCAACGTGAACGTCGTCAGCGTGAACACGCTGGTCGTGCGCGGTAAAGAGCGGCGCATGGGGCGCGGCCACGCCAGGATGCAAAATTGGAAGAAGGCCATGGTTACCCTCAAAGAGGGCGAGACCATCGATTTCTTCGACTCGAGCGAATAA
- the rplD gene encoding 50S ribosomal protein L4, which translates to MATVDVYNMKREKVGSLDLADEVFGAEIKEHLFWEVVKAQLASRRQGTASAKERSAVSGSTKKLYKQKGTGRARHGSIRAPIYVGGGQAHPPRPRDWSYRPPQKVRVGALRSALSKFVKEGRLVVVDRFDLPEIKTKGLLSALDTLKAEKKTLVVDHRTNENLVLSIRNAKDHQYLPPEGVNVYDLLRHDTLVLSKDAAKALEQRLVAGSKSDGGAE; encoded by the coding sequence ATGGCAACCGTCGACGTCTACAACATGAAGCGCGAAAAGGTCGGTTCGCTCGACCTCGCGGACGAAGTGTTCGGCGCAGAAATAAAGGAGCACCTCTTTTGGGAGGTGGTCAAAGCGCAGCTCGCTTCTCGCCGCCAAGGCACCGCCTCAGCGAAGGAACGCTCCGCAGTCAGCGGCAGCACCAAGAAGCTCTACAAGCAAAAGGGCACCGGCCGTGCGCGTCACGGCTCGATCCGCGCTCCGATTTACGTCGGTGGCGGTCAGGCCCACCCGCCGCGTCCGCGCGACTGGAGCTACCGCCCCCCGCAGAAAGTCCGCGTGGGTGCGCTCCGCAGCGCGCTGTCGAAGTTCGTGAAGGAAGGCCGCCTCGTCGTGGTCGACCGCTTCGACCTCCCCGAGATCAAGACCAAGGGCCTTCTCTCCGCGCTCGACACGCTCAAGGCGGAGAAGAAGACGCTGGTCGTCGACCATCGCACGAACGAGAACCTGGTGCTCTCGATTCGTAACGCAAAAGACCATCAGTATCTCCCGCCGGAAGGCGTCAACGTGTACGACCTCCTTCGCCACGACACCCTCGTGCTCTCGAAGGATGCGGCCAAAGCTCTCGAGCAGCGTCTCGTCGCGGGATCCAAATCGGACGGAGGCGCCGAATGA
- the rpsJ gene encoding 30S ribosomal protein S10 produces MASATKIRIRLKAFDHQLLDKSASDIVETAKRTGARVAGPIPLPTHISRYTVLRGPHVDKKSREQFEIRTHKRLLDILEPTQQTLDALMKLDLSAGVDVEIKS; encoded by the coding sequence ATGGCCAGTGCCACCAAGATTCGTATCCGCCTGAAGGCGTTCGATCATCAGCTTCTCGATAAGTCGGCGAGTGACATCGTGGAGACGGCAAAGCGGACCGGCGCGCGCGTCGCAGGTCCCATCCCGCTCCCCACGCATATCTCGCGTTACACGGTCCTCCGCGGACCGCACGTCGACAAGAAGTCGCGTGAACAATTCGAAATTCGCACGCACAAACGCCTGCTCGACATTCTCGAGCCGACGCAGCAGACGCTCGACGCCCTGATGAAGCTGGACTTGTCCGCCGGGGTGGACGTCGAAATCAAGTCGTAG
- the tuf gene encoding elongation factor Tu: MAKEKFNRSKPHVNVGTIGHIDHGKTTLTAALVKVQSKKGLAKVISYADIAKGGTVRDATKTVTIAASHVEYESEKRHYAHVDCPGHADYIKNMITGAAQMDGAILVVSALDSVMPQTREHVLLARQVGLNHIVVALNKCDAVDDAEMLDLVEMEVRELLSKNKFDGDNAKVVQVASFPALNGEPKWEESIGNLVKALDEAIPEPQRDIDKPFLMAIEDVFSIKGRGTVVTGRVERGIVKTGEEVEIIGFRDSRKTVVTGVEMFRKLLDQGQAGDNIGVLLRGIEKNDVERGQILCKPGSVTPHKKFVGEVYVLKKEEGGRHTPFFTNYRPQFYMRTTDVTGTCELPEGTKMVMPGDNITMTITLITPVGLEEQMRFAIREGGRTVGAGIVTKVLE; this comes from the coding sequence ATGGCGAAAGAGAAATTCAACCGAAGCAAGCCCCACGTGAACGTCGGCACCATTGGTCACATCGACCACGGGAAGACGACTTTGACGGCAGCGCTCGTGAAGGTTCAGTCCAAGAAGGGCCTTGCCAAGGTCATTAGCTACGCCGACATCGCCAAGGGCGGCACCGTCCGCGACGCGACCAAGACGGTCACCATCGCGGCCTCGCACGTGGAGTACGAGAGCGAGAAGCGCCACTACGCCCACGTCGACTGCCCCGGCCACGCCGACTACATCAAGAACATGATCACGGGCGCGGCGCAGATGGACGGCGCCATCCTCGTGGTGAGCGCGCTCGACTCGGTCATGCCGCAGACGCGCGAGCACGTTCTGCTGGCCCGCCAGGTCGGTTTGAACCACATCGTCGTGGCGCTCAACAAGTGTGACGCGGTGGACGACGCGGAGATGCTCGACCTGGTCGAGATGGAAGTCCGCGAGCTCCTGTCGAAGAACAAGTTCGACGGCGACAACGCGAAGGTCGTGCAGGTCGCCTCGTTCCCGGCGCTCAACGGCGAGCCGAAGTGGGAAGAGTCGATCGGCAACCTGGTGAAGGCGCTCGACGAGGCGATCCCGGAGCCGCAGCGTGACATCGACAAGCCGTTCCTGATGGCGATCGAGGACGTGTTCTCGATCAAGGGCCGCGGGACCGTGGTCACCGGCCGCGTGGAGCGTGGCATCGTGAAGACGGGCGAAGAGGTCGAGATCATCGGCTTCCGCGACTCGCGCAAGACGGTCGTCACGGGCGTCGAGATGTTCCGCAAGCTGCTCGATCAGGGCCAGGCCGGCGACAACATCGGTGTTCTCCTCCGCGGTATCGAGAAGAACGACGTGGAGCGCGGCCAGATTCTCTGCAAGCCGGGCTCGGTGACGCCGCACAAGAAGTTCGTCGGCGAAGTGTACGTCCTGAAGAAGGAAGAGGGCGGCCGCCACACGCCGTTCTTCACGAACTACCGTCCGCAGTTCTACATGCGTACGACGGACGTGACCGGCACCTGCGAGCTCCCGGAAGGCACCAAGATGGTCATGCCGGGCGACAACATCACGATGACGATCACGCTGATCACGCCGGTCGGTCTCGAGGAGCAGATGCGCTTCGCGATCCGCGAAGGCGGCCGCACGGTCGGCGCTGGCATCGTCACCAAGGTGCTCGAATAA